GGCCAATTAATACACCATCCCCGGTATGTATTTTTCACTTTTCTTTCATGTTTTTTATCCCATCGCCCTCATCAATATGCTGGTTTTCTTCAAATTGTGGGCTACGACACCCCAGCCGGTCCAGTTCTCCATGCCGTTGTCCCCGGTAAGCAGACAACGATCAAAGCCAAAGCAACGGGCCAAATAGCTGAGGCGTCCCTCAGATCCGGCCCGGAACTTCTGCAACCTTTTAAACCAATGTTGTTGTTCGTATTCCTTTCGTTTCCTACTTCGTTTACCACGGGCCGGCAGCGATACTCTTTTAACGCCCATTTTAATCGCCAGCCGCTCGTTTTTTGCCGAACTCAGACCCCGATCAGTGGCAAGCTCTTTAGGTACATGTCCAAACGTTTCCTGATGAGTTTTGAGCAAACCTTTAGGCAATGATGTTTCTGACGGATTGCCGGAAAGCACCTGGCATTGACTGACGATCCCTTGTTCGACCTCGGCCACCAGCGCCTTGTTTCCAAAAGTGGTTTTCTTGGATTGCTTGCCGGTAACTATTGGCTTGGCCTTGGAATTGAAAACGCTGATCCGGCGATTCGGCAAGTGGTGGTTGCCTTTCAACACCTCTTGCGATTGCCCCAATAGCTTTTCCGTCACCTTGACAAATGTCTTCAATCGTTGGTTGGCGCGGCCGACAGCGGCCTTCATTGTTTTTTTAACCTGGCCGTTCCGTAATGCTCGGCTGGCGGCTTTGCTCATCGCCTTGGCGCGTTTTATAGTGCGTCGAGTATGCCGAATGACTATCCGGCATAATTCTTTGGTTTTGTCCTCGCCGAGCTTTTTGAATTTGGTCAGCCGTCGCAGCGACTTTTTGATTACCCTGGTGTGCTCAATGAATTTGATTTTAGCGCCGACACCGCTCTCTTTTAGCCGTTTGACCAATCGGTTGATTACTTTCACTCCATCTCCCAACAGGCTGCTGTCTGTGGGAAAGTGGATGTTAGCTTCGACCGCTTTGCAGTCGGCCCTCAGCTTTTTGCCCCGGATGATCTTTTTCTCGGTGAGTTTCTTGACCAGTTCCTGGTTGATCTCTTTGGCTAATTCCGGACCGTACAAATTAGTCAGCTTGACCAAAGTCGTATCATCGGGAACCTTGCTGCTTAATGACACGCGGCAAAACCGCCGCCATTTGAAACTGTCGGACACCTCCTTCACTAAGGTGTCGTATCCAAGCTGATAGCGGTGTTTGAGATACATCATCCGAAGATATGTTTCTATCGGCGTGCTGTTCCGCCCGGTGTTCAGTTTCTTAAATGTCCGGTGTTTCCTGAAATACGGCATGTTGGCTTCGTAATCGCAGCATAATTCCTCCTTTGTTGTCCCTAATTATACCATTTTCTAACGGCCAACGGAAGTGAAATCCGCATGTTTACTGCATATTTGTCACTTCTTTTTCAGTGAAAACTATATAAGAAAACCAGGAAGAACAGGAATATTTTAGGTTTACTGGATTTCCATATACCTAAGTTTCCGGCATCAAAGTTAGTAATCGGATTGATCCGCGTTAATCCGCGGCCCATTAAGGTTCCTCTCAAACCCCTTCCTGGGCCCAAACCAGGATCCGGCCGCAGGTCTCGCAGGTTATCAGATTTTCCATTTTCTTGATCTCGTTTATGAACTGGGGCGGCAAATTGGCATAGCACCCGCCACAGGAATTCCCGCTGACCGGGACCACTGCGGTCCCGGGGCGACCCTGCATGATCCGGTTATAGACCAAAGCGATATCGGCCGGCAAGGTTTTGATCACGGCCTCCCGCTGGGTCAACAGTCCGGTCAGCCTGGCCTCCATTTGAGATAATTGCTCCAGTAGGATTTTCCTTTTGCCGTCCAGGTCTTTTTTCAGCAAGTCGTGCTGCCGGGAAAACTCCTTCTCCTGAATGGCCAGGGCATCCAGCCTTTCCATCTCCAGCAGGATCTTCTCCTCAATCCCGGATATTTTTACCTTGCCCTGCTCTATCTCGTGCTGCATGGCGGTGTATTCCTTGTTGGTCTTTACTTGGGGCAACTGGGAGTGCAGTTTCTTCAAAGCGGCCGCGGCGGACTCCAGATCAAGTTCCCGGGCCTTTTTGATTCTGGCGACCTCAGTAAGCTTTTGGCTCACCTCCTTCATGGCCCCGGCTCCCTCCTGCTCCCTCAGATTAAACTCATTCAGTTCCTGGGGGATGGCCTCCAGCCGCTGCCGGACCGAATATACATCCGCATCCAGCGCTTGGATCAGACAAATGGTCTTAAGCTCTTCTTTCATGGTCCGCCGTAAGTTGTAAATTAAAAAGGCGCGCCTGGCAAATTAAACCAAAACGCACCTGTTACAAGACTTCGACCCCGGTTTTCTTTTACCGCCGGGTCTGCTTTAAAAGCCCTGATTATGTTAAGTTTCATCTGCATTTTGCGTTAGTTTATCCATTCCATTTTAGCACCAACGGCTTGGTTTGTCAAACTAAAAAATAGGGACAGAATTTTGCAAAAATAAAGCCCATATTTTAATTGACAACCGGAGCCTTTTGGCGGTAAAATTCAAGCAATGCAGATTTTATTGACATTCCTGATCTCGGTCGCCCTGGTCGGCACTTTGCTCTACCTTTTCTGGAGGGCGCGTTTCGGCCTTCCGGCCCCCGGCTCCATTCCCATCCTGGCCTATCATAAGGTAGACAGCAGGCTGGAGCTGGGCGGCACCATGATATCGCCTCGTCGTTTTGCCCGGCACCTGGAATATTTTAAGAAGAACAGTTTCCAAAGCGTCACCCTGTCCCAAGCCGTGGAGCTGATGCGGCAGGACGTTGCAGCCGGAAAAAAATACCTCTGCCTGACCTTCGACGACGCTTACCAGGGGTTTTACCGCCACGCCTTTCCCCTGTTGAAAGAGTTTGGCTTTACCGCCACCGTTTTTGCCGTCACGGATTTCGTGGGGAAATCTAATGACTGGGACATCAACTGGGGCGGTTTGAAATTCGAGCACCTAAGCTGGGAGCAGATGAAGGAGATGCAGGTTTACGGGATAGAGTTCGGCTCCCACACCAAAACCCACCGGGACCTGCGCTTTTTAAGCCCGGAACAGCTTCGGGACGAGCTGGCGGCATCCCGGAAGCTGATGGAGCAGAACCTGGGCGTGCAGGTGACCACCCTTTCTTATCCCTTCGGGCTGTATAACGAAGCAGTGAAACAGGCGGCATTAGAAGCCGGTTACCTCTCGGCCTGCAGTTTTTCGCCCCGGATGAAAAACAGTGAAATAGATTTTTACGCCCTGCGCCGCTGCGGAGTTTACGTCACCGACATCATCTGGGACCTGAAG
The candidate division TA06 bacterium genome window above contains:
- a CDS encoding ISNCY family transposase, translated to MPYFRKHRTFKKLNTGRNSTPIETYLRMMYLKHRYQLGYDTLVKEVSDSFKWRRFCRVSLSSKVPDDTTLVKLTNLYGPELAKEINQELVKKLTEKKIIRGKKLRADCKAVEANIHFPTDSSLLGDGVKVINRLVKRLKESGVGAKIKFIEHTRVIKKSLRRLTKFKKLGEDKTKELCRIVIRHTRRTIKRAKAMSKAASRALRNGQVKKTMKAAVGRANQRLKTFVKVTEKLLGQSQEVLKGNHHLPNRRISVFNSKAKPIVTGKQSKKTTFGNKALVAEVEQGIVSQCQVLSGNPSETSLPKGLLKTHQETFGHVPKELATDRGLSSAKNERLAIKMGVKRVSLPARGKRSRKRKEYEQQHWFKRLQKFRAGSEGRLSYLARCFGFDRCLLTGDNGMENWTGWGVVAHNLKKTSILMRAMG
- a CDS encoding polysaccharide deacetylase family protein gives rise to the protein MQILLTFLISVALVGTLLYLFWRARFGLPAPGSIPILAYHKVDSRLELGGTMISPRRFARHLEYFKKNSFQSVTLSQAVELMRQDVAAGKKYLCLTFDDAYQGFYRHAFPLLKEFGFTATVFAVTDFVGKSNDWDINWGGLKFEHLSWEQMKEMQVYGIEFGSHTKTHRDLRFLSPEQLRDELAASRKLMEQNLGVQVTTLSYPFGLYNEAVKQAALEAGYLSACSFSPRMKNSEIDFYALRRCGVYVTDIIWDLKHKIDHDSPWFWPQDLWSRLVNWCAGGTALAKRILHR